In Streptomyces sp. NBC_00344, the genomic window TACTCGGTCTGGTGGTTCTTCTCGCCGGTCCGGCTCCAGAGGCCGGGGACGGCGAACGAGAATCCGGCCGGGTCGATGACCGCGCGGTAGCCCTCGGGGACGACCGGGACATCGGACACGGGCGGCGTGTCGGTCTGCGGGACCTCCGGGGTGACGTCGGAGGTTGCCGGGGCTGCGGCGGGCCGGGACGGTGCGGGTTCCGGGCTCGCGGCCGCCCGGCTGTCGTCCTGCCCCGCGGTGTTCTCCTGCTTCCCGTGGCTGCCCTGGAGCAGCAGCGCCCCTGCGGTGGCGCCACCGCCGACGAGCACCGCGGCGGCCAGCGTGGCCGACCAGACGAGCGCCCGGCGCCTCCCGGCGCCCGGCGCCGCGGAGTCCGGACCGGCCCTCCCGCTGCCCGCAACGGCCCGGTCGCCGCGGAAGGCCCGGCCGGGGAACCGGCCCGGGGGCGACGGCGCGGCCGGGCCCAGGGCGTGTCCGGGAGGCGGCGGGGGCGGATGCACCACGACCGTGGGCGGGTGGCCGGGCGGCGCGAGCTGACGCTCACATCCGCAGGACATGCAGAACCGGGCCTCGTCCGGGGACGCGGCTCCGCAGTCCGGGCAGTACGACGGCATGGGGACGCTCCGGGATGCCAGAAGGAGAAATCAGTGACCGTAAGCTCCGTATAAGGAAACGGACACATCTTCTTCTGCCGCGGTTCCCGTGAATCACCGTACGGATGCGGACAGTTGCCCTCGGTGCCGGAGCGGCACCGGGATCAGTCGGTCCGCTTGAATCCCCTGTGCAGTGCCACCACACCGCCGGTCAGATTGCGCCAGGCGACATCCGCCCAGCCGGCCTGCTGAAGACGGGCCGCGAGCGCCGGCTGGTCGGGCCAGGCGCGGATGGACTCGGCGAGGTAGACGTACGCGTCCGGGTTGGACGACACCGCGGTGGCCACCGGCGGCAACGCGCGCATCAGGTACTCGGTGTAGACGGTGCGGAACGGGGCCCAGGTCGGCTGCGAGAACTCGCAGATCACCACCCGGCCGCCGGGCTTGGTGACCCGGTACAGCTCACGCAGCGCGGCGTCCGTCTCCTGGACGTTGCGCAGCCCGAAGGAGATCGTCACGGCGTCGAAGACGTCGTCGCGGAAGGGCAGCTTCGTCGCGTCGCCCGCGGTCAGCGGCAGATGCGGATGACGCACCTTGCCGACCCTGAGCATGCCGATCGAGAAGTCGCAGGGCACGACGTACGCGCCGGTCGCGGCGAAGGGCAGTGAGGACGTCGCGGTCCCCGCGGCGAGGTCGAGGATCCTCTGCGCGGGCCGGGCGTCGACGGCCTTGGCGACCTCCTTGCGCCACAGCCGCGCCTGCCCGAGAGAGAGCACATCATTGGTGAGGTCGTAGTTCGCCGCCACGTCGTCGAACATCGAGGCGACTTCATGCGGCTGCTTGTCCAGGGATGCTCGGGTCACCCTCCCATTGTGTCGTGCGGGTCCCCGCCCGCGGCCACAGGGTGGCGGCCGGGCCGGAACGACGTCCGCGGCGGCCCGTCGCGGGCGCTCGGGTCCGCCGCGGCACGGTCGGGGACTGCTGATCGTCGAGGCGTACGCCGACGGCTGGGGCGTCGCGCCCGGACCCCGCCCCGAAAATGCCGTCCGGGCCGGGCCCCGGGCCTACTGCCGTGCCCCCCTGGGCACCTGATCGCGGGGTTCCGCCCGAGCCTCGAAGCTGTCGCCCGGGAGTGTTCGCGTATTTTGGCACCCCCTGGGTCCCACCGGCCCGGGTCTGCGTTCGGTGCTGCCCGGCCCCTGCCCGCGGGTTGTCAGCGCGCCCGGTACAGCAGCCGGCCGCCGATGCAGGTCACCAGGCAGGCGCTGTCATCCCCCAGTACCGCGAAGTCGGCGCGCCCGGAGACGGTCAGCGGCCGCGGTGCGGGAAGGACCGGCAGACCGGAACGCTCGACAGCGGTACGGACAGAGGGGCGGGCGAACGGGCCGGCGACCGCGGTCGTTCCCGCAGCCAGCAGCCGCTGCAGTCCGCGCCGGGCGCTCGCGCCCCAGCGCACGTCGGTCATCGCGAGCGCCGCCAGCGTCCCGCCCGTGAGAGGTTCGCAGCCGAGGTCCTCACGGGGGTCGGGCCAGTAGGCGGCTTCGAGCAGCGCGGGCGCGTCCGGTTCGTACCGGCCTGGTGTCAGCGTCCCGTCCCACTCCCGGAGCCGGGCCTGCCCGCCGTACACCGCGGCCAGTTCCTCGTAAGGGCCGAGGGCCGCGACGCGGTCGCCGTCGACGACGACCGCACACGTGCGCGCCCGGTGAAGGGTGATCAACGGAGCCTCAGTTGGCGTCGAGCAGCTTCAGTTCGGGGTGGGCGGTGCCGCCCTCGATCGCGGTGGAGGAGATGTGCGAGACGACACGGTCGTCGACCGGGTCGTTCGCCGGGTCGTCGTGGACGACGATGTGCTCATAGGTCGTGGTCCGCTGGGCGGGGACCCGGCCGGACTTGCGGATGAGGTCGATGATCTCCATCCGGTTCGACCGGTGCCTGGCACCCGCAGACGAGACCACGTTCTCCTCCAGCATGATCGAACCCAGGTCGTCGGCACCGTAGTGCAGCGACAGCTGGCCGACCTCCTTGCCGGTGGTCAGCCAGGAGCCCTGGATGTGCGCCACGTTGTCCAGGAAGAGACGGGCGATGGCGATCATCCGCAGGTACTCGAAGAGCGTGGCCTGGGTACGGCCCTTCAGATGGTTGTTCTCCGGCTGGTAGGTGTACGGGATGAACGCGCGGAAGCCGCCCGTCCTGTCCTGCACGTCACGGATCATCCGCAGGTGCTCGATCCGCTCGGCATTGGTCTCGCCGGTGCCCATCAGCATCGTGGACGTCGACTCCACGCCCAGCCGGTGAGCCGCCTCCATGATCTCCAGCCAGCGCTCACCCGACTCCTTGAGCGGGGCGATCGCCTTGCGCGGCCGCTCCGGCAGCAGCTCGGCGCCGGCACCGGCGAAGGAGTCGAGCCCGGCGGCGTGGATCCGCGTGATGGCCTCTTCCACCGAGACCTCGGAGATCCGCGCCATGTGCTCGACCTCGGATGCGCCCAGCGAATGGATGACCAGCTGCGGGAACGCCTTCTTGATCGCCGAGAAGTGCTCCTCGTAGTACTCCACCCCGAAGTCCGGGTGGTGTCCGCCCTGGAACATGATCTGCGTACCGCCGAGTTCCACGGTCTCCGCGCAGCGGCGCAGGATGTCGTCGAGGTCGCGGGTCCAGCCCTTCGCGGTGTCCTTGGGCGCGGCGTAGAAGGCACAGAACTTGCACGCCGTCACGCAGACGTTCGTGTAGTTGATGTTGCGCTCGATGATGTACGTGGCGATGTGCTCGGTGCCGGCGTAACGACGTCGGCGCACCGCGTCGGCCGCGGAGCCCAGCGCGTGCAGCGGCGCCGACCGGTACAGGACGAGCGCTTCCTCGGGGGTAATGCGCCCACCGGCGGCGGCACGGTCGAGGACGGCTGCGACATTTACAGACGTAAGGTCGGCGTTCTCGGTCACCGGGCGGGTCCTTCCCAAGGGGCTACTGACGACCGAGCCAGCCTACGCCAGGCCCGCGAGCAACTGGCCGCGCCCCCTTTGCCCCGTTGTCCGCCCATGGCGGGCGGGCGGAGGCGCCGGCCGTCGGGTGCGGCCCGGCGCCTGCCCCGGGTCATCACCCCGCCGCTGAGACCTCTGCACGCCACCCGGGCAGCAGCTCGTCCAGCAGGGCCTCGGTCCGCGGCGGCAGCCCACGGGCCCCGCTGCGCGCCGCCAGGTCAGCCGCCAGCTCACGCAGCCTCGACTCGTCAGCCGTCGCATGGGTCGCCCGCAGCAGTTCGTTCCACAGCCGCTCGTCCGCCGACGACCCCGCAACCGCCGCGTTCAGGGCGGCGATCGCCTTCTCCGGCTGCTCCTGCTCCAGATGGTGCGCGGACAGCGCGAGCGCCACATCGGCCACCAGCAAAGGCAGCTGGGTGTCGATGATCTCGTGGGCCAGCCAGGTGTAGCGGCCCTCCGTACGGTCGGCCAGCAACGGCCCGCGCACCAGCCCGAGCGCATCGGTCAGCAGCCGCTCCCGCACCGAGGCACGACGGGCGCCACGCCCCTCCGTCGCCTCGTGATGGAGCGAGCGCAGCACATCCAGGTCGGACACGACCGAAGGAGCAAGGGTGAGCCGCCCGGTCACATCCGTACGGAGCCGGGCCGAGCCGTCCTCGTCCGTGCCGAGCCACACCCGCAGCCGCTCGATCAGTGCGTCGCACACCTCCGGCGTGACACCCCGCGGCCACATCGCCGAGGCCAGAACCCGGGGATGCACCCCCTCACGGTGCAGCAGCAGCAGCGCCAGCGCCTCGTGCAGCAGCACACTGCGCTCGCTGTCCGGCGTCTCGAGGCCGATGATCTCGTAGGGGCCGACCAGCCTCGCGTACACCGCGGGGCGTCCCTGCTCGGTGATGTCGACCAGGAAGGGACGGGCCGGCTCAGGCCCGTCGCCCTGCGGATCCGCGTCGGCGAAGAGCCGTACCACGGCCTCGTGCTGCGCCTGCGGGAGCAGCTGCGCGGCGAGTTCCAGGCCGAGCAGCGGGGCCAGCAGCGCGCCTTCCTGAGTGATCTCCAAGTCCCAGGTGGCACCGGGGAGTTGCTCACCCTGATCGGTACCGATCAGGCAGCCGATGCCCAGCCTTCCCGAGTCGGAGGTCAGTTCGGCCAGCGCGGTGGCTTCGCCGGCGGTCGGCTGGTCGGCGACCAGCACCAGGTGGGGCGCCCAGCGGGTCTGCTGCGCCGGTCCCATCCGCCCGGTGAGCACCGAGTCATGGCCCGCCGCACCGAGCGCCGTACGACGCTGCCCGATCTCCGCACCGAGCGTCTCGATCAGTTCGTCCACCGATCCCAGATGACGCAGCCGGGTCGGCGCCAGCGGACTCAGCTCGGCGCCGAAGCCCACCACGGTCACCGTCATCCGGTCCGACCACCCATTGGTCGCCAGCTCGGCCGCGACCGAGGACAGCACGGCGGCACGCTGAACCGCCGGACCGCCGAGCGCGACCATGCCGGGCACCGCCTCCAGATTCAGCAACAGCCGCGCGTCATCACGGGTCCCGAGACTGACAAGACCCGGGTACGGCGCTGCCGCGGTCTCCTGGTCGATCCCCTCGTACGCCGACACCGCCGACCGCTCGAGCCTCCAGAACGTCTGGTCCTGGCCCTGCTCCCACGGCGCGGGCGGCTGCCCGGCAGGCTGCGCCAGCTGGAGGTGCAGGTCGCCATCGGTCAGCCACGCCGCGTAGACGACCGGCAGGGCACGGTTCTCGGTCGCGAGGGAGGCGGAGAGGCCACGGAGTCCCAGGTCCAGGAAGTGCACGGCCTCGGGGTCGGCCCCGACGAGCAGCGCGTCGTGGACATCGGCCTCGTCACCGGTGGGCACCGGCGGCTCCATGCCGCGCCGCCCGGCCACCGCGGTCATCGCCGACTGCCACAGCGCCATCCGGCGGCGCCGTCCAAGCGCGCCGAGCACACCGGCGGCGAGCAGCGGAGCGCCGATCAGCGCGGTGGACAGCGCGAACGCCATGTCCGAGCCCTGCGACGGCGCCTCGGCGACCGCGCCGGAGTCCCCGAGCGGCGCGTTCGGGAGCGGCGCGTTCGGGAGCCGCTGCTCGGGGACCGAGATCTGTGCGGTGGGGTTGTCCACCCGGTTGCCGCCCTGTTGCTGCGCCGGCTGCTGCTTGTGGTCCCCGGACTTGGCGTACTCGGAGATCTGCTGCTGGAGCGACTCGGAGATCTTCGGCGCCTGGTCGGGCATCTCCACGACGTCACCGCCGTGCGCGTCGGCCGGCATCTCCATGATCCAACCGGGCCGGATCAGGCTGGCCTCGGACAGCTTGGTACCGTCCGGCTGCGTCCGGTCCTTGTTGAGCTGGTAGATCTCCTTGTACCGGCGCCCGTCCCCGAGATGCCGCTGGGCAATCTCCCACAGCGAGTCGTGGTGCCGGCCCTCGGGCGGATTGATCCGGTAGAACTTCGTCGCCCCGTCGGCGCTGGGGCCGGTGTGCACACTCGCCTGTTCCGCCTGCGCCTCGGCCTGCTGGGCCATCGCCGCCTGCGCCTGCTGCACCGAGCCGATCCCGGGAGCCTGCTGGGCGGCGGCCACGGTCGGCTTGTGCGTCGACTCCAGCGACTGCCCCAACTGCGAGATCCCGGGTGCGAAGCTCGCGGCGGTGGCGCTCACGAGGAGCAGCGCTGCGATCAGCTGCCTGGCCAGCATCTGGCTCGGCCCCGCACCGGGAATGTGCGAGGGCATCCCGACCCCGGAGACCGCCGCCTTTATCTCGACCAGCACACACGCGGCGAACTGCGCCCAGGCCAGCCAGACCACGACCACCAGGATGTTGACGAAGGTGTCGACCGTGATCTGCTGCTGCACCATGTCGACGGACGGCATGCTGTGCGGCAGCGGCCAGCCCTGGGTCGACAGCGCCAGTGGCACGGCGAGCAGCAGCCCGGCGAGCGCGAGAAACGCGAAAAACGCCTTGCCGATGTCACCGGCGGTACGCCGGCGGGGCAGAGGTTGCGGCGTCCGATTGGTCGGGCCGCCCGTCGAGCCGGGATTGGTGCGCGCCATGGCGGGTGTCCTGTGTGGAGGGAGCGGGTGTCGGGCGATGTCGGGGGTGTGCTGAGCCTACTGAGATGGTACGGACGGTGTCGAAGCAGAGACAGGGTTCGACGGGCACGAGACGCCCTGTATGGGCGCTCTGTTGGCTCACGTCCCACCTTCCGCCCGTCACACAGTTCGTCACGCGCT contains:
- a CDS encoding zinc ribbon domain-containing protein, coding for MPSYCPDCGAASPDEARFCMSCGCERQLAPPGHPPTVVVHPPPPPPGHALGPAAPSPPGRFPGRAFRGDRAVAGSGRAGPDSAAPGAGRRRALVWSATLAAAVLVGGGATAGALLLQGSHGKQENTAGQDDSRAAASPEPAPSRPAAAPATSDVTPEVPQTDTPPVSDVPVVPEGYRAVIDPAGFSFAVPGLWSRTGEKNHQTEYAGRTGMAKLLVGVTANVPYTSYENFRSIERTARANQEDYRRIRLARNIFRGRPGAIWEYTYADRDTGGTIHSIDQSYIDAGGTEYAIYTTDHDTQWQQARERFDTALSTWAVPGMD
- a CDS encoding demethylmenaquinone methyltransferase gives rise to the protein MTRASLDKQPHEVASMFDDVAANYDLTNDVLSLGQARLWRKEVAKAVDARPAQRILDLAAGTATSSLPFAATGAYVVPCDFSIGMLRVGKVRHPHLPLTAGDATKLPFRDDVFDAVTISFGLRNVQETDAALRELYRVTKPGGRVVICEFSQPTWAPFRTVYTEYLMRALPPVATAVSSNPDAYVYLAESIRAWPDQPALAARLQQAGWADVAWRNLTGGVVALHRGFKRTD
- a CDS encoding imidazolonepropionase-like domain-containing protein, with protein sequence MITLHRARTCAVVVDGDRVAALGPYEELAAVYGGQARLREWDGTLTPGRYEPDAPALLEAAYWPDPREDLGCEPLTGGTLAALAMTDVRWGASARRGLQRLLAAGTTAVAGPFARPSVRTAVERSGLPVLPAPRPLTVSGRADFAVLGDDSACLVTCIGGRLLYRAR
- the mqnC gene encoding cyclic dehypoxanthinyl futalosine synthase; protein product: MTENADLTSVNVAAVLDRAAAGGRITPEEALVLYRSAPLHALGSAADAVRRRRYAGTEHIATYIIERNINYTNVCVTACKFCAFYAAPKDTAKGWTRDLDDILRRCAETVELGGTQIMFQGGHHPDFGVEYYEEHFSAIKKAFPQLVIHSLGASEVEHMARISEVSVEEAITRIHAAGLDSFAGAGAELLPERPRKAIAPLKESGERWLEIMEAAHRLGVESTSTMLMGTGETNAERIEHLRMIRDVQDRTGGFRAFIPYTYQPENNHLKGRTQATLFEYLRMIAIARLFLDNVAHIQGSWLTTGKEVGQLSLHYGADDLGSIMLEENVVSSAGARHRSNRMEIIDLIRKSGRVPAQRTTTYEHIVVHDDPANDPVDDRVVSHISSTAIEGGTAHPELKLLDAN
- a CDS encoding LysM peptidoglycan-binding domain-containing protein produces the protein MARTNPGSTGGPTNRTPQPLPRRRTAGDIGKAFFAFLALAGLLLAVPLALSTQGWPLPHSMPSVDMVQQQITVDTFVNILVVVVWLAWAQFAACVLVEIKAAVSGVGMPSHIPGAGPSQMLARQLIAALLLVSATAASFAPGISQLGQSLESTHKPTVAAAQQAPGIGSVQQAQAAMAQQAEAQAEQASVHTGPSADGATKFYRINPPEGRHHDSLWEIAQRHLGDGRRYKEIYQLNKDRTQPDGTKLSEASLIRPGWIMEMPADAHGGDVVEMPDQAPKISESLQQQISEYAKSGDHKQQPAQQQGGNRVDNPTAQISVPEQRLPNAPLPNAPLGDSGAVAEAPSQGSDMAFALSTALIGAPLLAAGVLGALGRRRRMALWQSAMTAVAGRRGMEPPVPTGDEADVHDALLVGADPEAVHFLDLGLRGLSASLATENRALPVVYAAWLTDGDLHLQLAQPAGQPPAPWEQGQDQTFWRLERSAVSAYEGIDQETAAAPYPGLVSLGTRDDARLLLNLEAVPGMVALGGPAVQRAAVLSSVAAELATNGWSDRMTVTVVGFGAELSPLAPTRLRHLGSVDELIETLGAEIGQRRTALGAAGHDSVLTGRMGPAQQTRWAPHLVLVADQPTAGEATALAELTSDSGRLGIGCLIGTDQGEQLPGATWDLEITQEGALLAPLLGLELAAQLLPQAQHEAVVRLFADADPQGDGPEPARPFLVDITEQGRPAVYARLVGPYEIIGLETPDSERSVLLHEALALLLLHREGVHPRVLASAMWPRGVTPEVCDALIERLRVWLGTDEDGSARLRTDVTGRLTLAPSVVSDLDVLRSLHHEATEGRGARRASVRERLLTDALGLVRGPLLADRTEGRYTWLAHEIIDTQLPLLVADVALALSAHHLEQEQPEKAIAALNAAVAGSSADERLWNELLRATHATADESRLRELAADLAARSGARGLPPRTEALLDELLPGWRAEVSAAG